A portion of the Paenibacillus marchantiae genome contains these proteins:
- a CDS encoding LacI family DNA-binding transcriptional regulator produces MRDIADKLGVSSVTVSKALNDKDGVSGELKEKIKVLAVQMGYRYNAAARSMKEGLTHNIGVIIPERFTGPTQSFYVRVFQRITKHLEDQGYYGILHILNVQDEEELILPKLYSDNKVDGFIVLGQVSKEYIELVQSMEVPKMFLDFYDEHSDIDSVVTDNFYAAYELTNVLVQQGHRRIAYVGNLYSTSSIQDRFLGYYKSLLEHRLPMNPDLVLNDRDERGTFIEIDLPEQLPTAFVCNCDQVAHLLVQKLTSLGIQVPAQCSVVGFDNDIYATLSEPKLTTVEVDVEQMARTAVHSMLKKIDNPSRSFGRVHVKGNIIYRDSVTAAPALSDDLPN; encoded by the coding sequence ATGCGGGATATCGCCGACAAGCTCGGAGTTAGCAGTGTGACGGTCTCGAAAGCATTAAATGATAAAGATGGCGTCAGTGGCGAATTGAAGGAAAAAATTAAAGTGCTTGCCGTTCAGATGGGCTATCGGTATAACGCCGCAGCCCGTTCGATGAAGGAAGGCCTGACTCATAATATTGGTGTTATTATCCCGGAGCGTTTTACCGGACCTACACAATCGTTCTATGTACGTGTATTCCAGCGCATCACCAAACATCTGGAGGATCAGGGGTACTACGGTATTCTGCATATTCTGAATGTTCAGGACGAAGAGGAATTAATACTACCGAAGCTCTATAGTGACAACAAAGTGGATGGTTTCATTGTGCTTGGACAAGTCAGCAAGGAATATATCGAGCTGGTCCAGTCGATGGAGGTACCCAAAATGTTTCTCGATTTCTACGATGAGCATTCTGATATTGATTCTGTCGTTACCGATAACTTTTACGCTGCTTATGAGCTGACAAACGTTCTGGTACAGCAGGGACACCGCCGCATCGCTTATGTGGGGAATCTCTATTCTACTAGCAGCATTCAGGACCGATTCCTCGGTTATTACAAATCATTGCTGGAGCATCGGTTGCCGATGAATCCGGATCTGGTGCTTAATGACCGCGATGAGCGAGGTACGTTTATTGAAATTGATCTGCCAGAGCAGCTGCCTACGGCATTTGTATGCAACTGTGATCAGGTGGCCCATCTGCTCGTTCAGAAACTGACTTCACTGGGTATTCAAGTTCCTGCACAATGCTCCGTGGTTGGGTTCGATAATGATATCTATGCCACACTCTCCGAGCCCAAATTAACTACGGTTGAAGTCGATGTCGAACAGATGGCGCGCACTGCGGTTCATTCCATGCTCAAAAAGATTGATAACCCGAGTCGCAGCTTCGGCCGCGTACACGTGAAGGGTAATATCATTTATCGTGATTCGGTAACTGCTGCACCTGCCCTTTCGGATGACTTACCTAACTAA